The Sandaracinaceae bacterium nucleotide sequence AGGAGAGCGCCGCGAGCACGCCGTCGTGGAAGGCGGGCCGGAAGCCGTCGATCTTCTCGTTCGCGCGGCTGGGGCAGATGCGGTTGGTGAGCAGCACCACGACCACGTCCAGCTCCGGGTCGCACCAGATCGACGTGCCGGTGAAGCCGAGCTGCCCGAAGCTCTGGGCGCTCATGCGGCGGCCGCACGCGGGGCGCGCGCCGTCCTTGACCCGCCAGCCGAGCCGCAGCGCGCCCTGCCCGTCGGCGAGGGACGCCTCGAGGAGCGCCCGCGGGAGGAAGTCGCTCCGCCCGCGCAGCACGTCCACCACCGCGCGCCCGAAGAGCGCGACCGCGTGCGCCGTCCCGAACAGGCCCGCGTGGCCCGCCACTCCGCCGAGCGCCACCGCGTTCTCGTCGTGCACCTGCCCTCGCACGAGCCGGCCTCGCCACTCGCAGCGCTCGGTCGGGGCCGCCTCACGGGCGTGCGCGGCCCGCTTCTCGGTGGGGAGCGCGCCGGGGAAGCCCAGCTGCGCCTCCAGCCCGAGAGGAGAGAGCACCTGCGACGCGACGACGACGTCGAGCGGCTCGCCCGCGCTGCGCGCGATCGCCTCCCCCGCGATGAGGTAGCCGAGATCGCTCGGCAGCTCCGGCTCGCCGGGCTCGAGGGGCCGACGCGCCGCCTCGCTCACGAGCCAACGACGGGCGGCCGGGCTCCCCACGTCGTGCGGCACATCGAGGAACAAGCCACCCCAGCGCGCGAGGCCGCCGCGGTGCGAGAGGAGCTGGCGCAAGGTCACGCCGTCGAGCACGCCGCCGCGCACATCGCTGACGAGCTTCTCCACCGGCGCGTCCAGGTCCAGGCGACCCGCCGCGACCAGGCGCAGAGCGGCGACCGCGACCACCGACTGGGTCAACGTGCCAAGATCGTAGCGCGTGGCCTCGCGGACCTTCTCGCCGCCGTTGCGGGCCCGCGGATCGAGCCCGAGCACCCCTCCGCAGGCCTCGACGAGCTCCTCCGCCCCGCTCGGGGCCCGCCAGGAGACGCAGGCCACCCCGCCCGGGAAGACGTGGCCGCTCACCCCCGCCGCGAGGAGCCGACGGGCCTCGGCCCGGACACGGTCTCGGGGCTCTCCACCCACCCTGCTTGTCTATCGAAAAAGGGACGTCCAGGTCCACGACAAACGCGCGGCGCGAAGAAACACCGTTCGACGCGCCCATCGTCCCCCGCGCTGCTATGAGTGCTGCGCATGGACCTGCAGGCCGCCGCCGACGTGACGCTCCTCCCTCGCCTGACCGAAGGCGGCCCCGCGCTCGAGGGGCGGATCCGGGAGCAGCCCGAGGACTTCCGGGTGGTGGAGATCCCCGCCTATCTGCCCGCGGGCGAGGGGGATCACCTGTTCGTCCGGTTCCGGAAGACCGGCCTCGACACGCCCGAGGCGGTCAAGCGCATCGCGGCCCTCCTCGAGGTCGACGCGCGCGAGGCCGGCTGGGCGGGGCTCAAGGACCGACACGCGATCACCGAGCAGTGGGCCAGCTTCCTCTTCGGCGACGCGGCCAAGCTCGAGGGCGCCGCGCTCGAGGGGGTGGAGATCCTGGAGGCCGCGCGCCACGGCAACAAGCTCCGCACCGGGCACCTGGCCGGCAACCGCTTCGCGCT carries:
- a CDS encoding serine hydrolase domain-containing protein, producing the protein MGGEPRDRVRAEARRLLAAGVSGHVFPGGVACVSWRAPSGAEELVEACGGVLGLDPRARNGGEKVREATRYDLGTLTQSVVAVAALRLVAAGRLDLDAPVEKLVSDVRGGVLDGVTLRQLLSHRGGLARWGGLFLDVPHDVGSPAARRWLVSEAARRPLEPGEPELPSDLGYLIAGEAIARSAGEPLDVVVASQVLSPLGLEAQLGFPGALPTEKRAAHAREAAPTERCEWRGRLVRGQVHDENAVALGGVAGHAGLFGTAHAVALFGRAVVDVLRGRSDFLPRALLEASLADGQGALRLGWRVKDGARPACGRRMSAQSFGQLGFTGTSIWCDPELDVVVVLLTNRICPSRANEKIDGFRPAFHDGVLAALS